CAGGGCACCACCGCGCGTGCGCCGGACGGCACCGCCCACGACATGGGCTTCTTCGGCGACGCGCAGGCGTCCGACACGGAAGCGCGCTGGGCGGAGCTGCGGCGCGCCGCCGGCTGCCGCCGCGCCGTCCACGCCCGCCAGGTCCACCGCGCGGACATCCTGGTCCACGAAGCGGGCGCCGCCGGCGTGTTCGTGGAGGAGGGGCACGACGGCCACCTCACCGAGCGGCGCGGGGTGCTCCTGACGGTGTCGGTCGCCGACTGCGTGCCGGTGTCCGTCGTCGACCCCGGCGGCCGGCGGATCGCGCTCCTCCACGCCGGCTGGCGCGGCGCCGCCGCCGGCATCCTCGAGCGAGGCGTGTCAGCGCTGGCCCGGCTCGGCAGCGACCCGACCGAGCTGCTGCTGCACCTGGGTCCCTCCATCTGCGGTTCGTGCTACGAGGTGGGCCCCGAGGTCTTCGAGGCGCTCGGCGCACCCGCGCCGGCCGCGCCGACGCCCATCGACCTGCGCGCCGCGCTGGTCGAGCGCGCGCTGGCGGCGGGCCTGCTTGCGGAACGCGTCACCGTGTCCGCGCACTGCACGCGCTGCGCAGCGCGCGGGGGGGCGGCCTTCCATTCCCA
The genomic region above belongs to Gemmatimonadota bacterium and contains:
- a CDS encoding polyphenol oxidase family protein, with product MSASAARQQPGAPRPGPAVRTVAEVPAPGEPPRVVHPEWARALPWLAQGTTARAPDGTAHDMGFFGDAQASDTEARWAELRRAAGCRRAVHARQVHRADILVHEAGAAGVFVEEGHDGHLTERRGVLLTVSVADCVPVSVVDPGGRRIALLHAGWRGAAAGILERGVSALARLGSDPTELLLHLGPSICGSCYEVGPEVFEALGAPAPAAPTPIDLRAALVERALAAGLLAERVTVSAHCTRCAARGGAAFHSHRGGDPERQVAFLGMRA